In Montipora capricornis isolate CH-2021 chromosome 4, ASM3666992v2, whole genome shotgun sequence, the DNA window agtttgtaaaataatattaaaaccaAAGCACACTTTGTCATATCCTGCGGCAAAATATGcagttgttgtcgaagaccattactcgtcgctttgaagatgCCAGAGAtttattttccccgcctgtCTTGCTTATCCAATTgaagttccattcttgagctccataagggtatatttccctaataataataataataataataataataataataataataataataataataatagtctttatttcctcacaagataaaaaatacatatcttatgttacaatatttgagtaaaaaagtaaatatatatctaagttatttacaattaaaaataaaaaataaaaaatacactcacatagctaaattgtatttaaaaattaagcgaTTAATGTAAGAGTTTTTGAATCTATCTGTATTAACTTTCGGATACTGACTTGTtcgattccttaaattgtaagtCGATACTTTCTTCCTGGGTAGTAGTCCCCTTAGAGGGTGTCGGTCTATGCCAGATACCTTACTAAATACTTTTCTATCCTGCTTTTCTAGAAGGTGCTTGATAGAAAAAGATTTAGAAGTATATTTACGTTTGTAACATCTATCTAGAAAACATTGCATTGCTGTCAGCTCCGCCTCAGAAGCACCATATACCGGCAACCCATAAGTGATGGTAGGAAGCACAATACTTGAAAACAAGTGATCTAACTCCgcctgagaataaccttccttacgtaaggatcttaatataaataaGCACTTATTCGCCTTAATCAGCCTCACATGCACATGACAATCAAATCGGCAATTATCCTGTAATATTAACCCAAGGACAGAAAGTTGACAAGTTTGTGGAATGCCGAAAACTGGCGTAAACACATTCGTAACGCTTTTCTTTCTAATAACtagctccttacattttttgCTATTACTAGACATACAGTTCTTCTCTGACCATTCCATAAACGTTCTTACTATATCCACTGAGTTATCCTGTTCTTTCCTCACGGGCGAAACAatagtagtatcatcagcatacttaAACAGAATGtcttaaagatccactaaaacgccattcgc includes these proteins:
- the LOC138047053 gene encoding uncharacterized protein codes for the protein MEWSEKNCMSSNSKKCKELVIRKKSVTNVFTPVFGIPQTCQLSVLGLILQDNCRFDCHVHVRLIKANKCLFILRSLRKEGYSQAELDHLFSSIVLPTITYGLPVYGASEAELTAMQCFLDRCYKRKYTSKSFSIKHLLEKQDRKVFSKVSGIDRHPLRGLLPRKKVSTYNLRNRTSQYPKVNTDRFKNSYINRLIFKYNLAM